In the Ricinus communis isolate WT05 ecotype wild-type chromosome 3, ASM1957865v1, whole genome shotgun sequence genome, ttttagctcaattatatttattattaaaaatattcgtaaaaatcattttaaaagtaaaaatttaaatttagattctactaatataattttaaatatcataattttaaatattataattatttaattattaaaataataattatttattttaaaatattaaaatttaattatatgagatcaaTTTAAAGTAAGTTATTGTTAATacgttttaataaaaataatagtgtccaaataaaataaaagaatcaaatcGGTTATCagctgaaaaaaaaaattcttaaatagaGCTAATATAATCAGCAACtaattgaaactaaatcaGCTATTAACTgttttttttcaaatctttACCAAACACATTAATATAGCTGTCAACTGCATCAAACCTCTGAATCATTCACCCTCTTAGTTTCCATCCTCTCTAAAACTAACATCTCTTTTGAAGTACCTTTTGCTTCTCTGATTCCTGCTACAATGGATTTAGTGCTTCAAGTTCTTCATATTCCTACCATCTTGCAGGCAACAAAAGATGGGAACATGGAAGACACTATAATCAAATAAAGCTGAAGGAAAATTTGATAGTAATTATGCAAAGATTCAATACTTAAAAACATGTGTTTGGTTTAAGTGCAAAAAGGAAAGGTAAATCCCTCAGGATTTATTCTGAAGACTGTTGCAGAcgcttttaatatttacaaagcATGAATTATAGACAAAACAATGGCAAAAAGATGAGGGAATGATTAAAATAGCAGTCAaatgaggaaagaaaaaaaagaaaaagaattcttGAAATGTCAGCTTCCAGTTCCTATAGTTGTATACTGATTGATTGCAGATAACCAAGACCTCCTGCGCTCTGTGTAATTATTAGAAGTTGATCGTCCAAGTCTTGACCTTGAACATCTGACCAAATGCTTGCCCAGGTTCCGGTCGATAGTGCTAGGAACTAAAGAAGGTGTTGTGTCTGGAGTTCCCATGCAACCTCTAGCATTGAATTTCATCGATGGGAACTTCTGGCAACTCAGCGAGCGGAAAGATGATGAAAGAGGGGAGATTCTGGTGCATCCAAAATCGGGCTTGCAAAGTGGAGTTATCATGGAAGTGGGTTCTGGCTCCTCACCTGAACATGTGCAGAATGCTAGTGACAAGCTTGTTCTGCCAATTGCCTTCATCATTGGCTTAGTTCCTGGGAGCTTCGCAAATGAAACTATGCCATGTCGACAGAGAGGACAGGTAACTGAGCCCGGGAAACCTTGAGCAGCATTTGAGGTGCAAAATGTAGAACAGAGATATAGCGCACACCATGTGCAGAATTCATGACCACAACCTGCATCATTGGACATCTTTCCTTTTAGTTTAGATATCCATAGGTTTTATCCACAATAGGATTATTCAGCAATAGCAGACAAGCAGTTAATAGTTATAACTTCAGGTTTCAACTGCTATATAATGGCTCACAAATTGCAAGCTTCATGAACTCATCAACTGAATACACCATTGCCACGTGAAGAGGAAAAAGGTTTTGGGAGATTTTTAACAGAACATGTAAATCAACGGATAGCAGCTTAAAGGTTTTCATGAATCAGGAGCCAAGCGCCAACCATGCAAATGTTCTCCCTAACTTGAGACCCTTTTGGATATATAGTCACCTGATTCAATAATAATCCTAGACTTTCGGTTGCGAACAAATTATATTACTTGCAGCTCTTTTAATGGACAACATATGTATAGTTACAGTACCAATCATTCCCTTTCTTTGTAACTTTAGTGTGTTTGAATTCAATAAGCAATCCATGATTTCTTCCCTTCTTTAGGCTGCCCTCTTGCACCCTTGTATTCTAATGCCAGTTTGGCAATTCATTACAGTCCATAATCATCCCAAATGATGAAAGACaaagattatttttgtatCCACAAAAGGTGGATAATCAATACAGTCCAAAGACAGAGCGagctctttctttttctgggaCTTGTGCGTTTGTAGGTGGGTGGGAGAAAGGCGTCAACTTTGTACTTTGATTATAACAAGTACAAAAGTAAGAATTTGGACACTTCCTAACTTATGATTGGTCCTATACTTATTCTTTTCTGGTTCTTTAAACATTATGTCTTTTACTGCTATTTTTCCAATCAAAATTAATCTGCAagtgtatttatatttatagatccTTATGATTTAGAAGCTTAAAGTACTATGATAATAACCTGCTAGTCTTTTACTgctatatatacatatatatatatgtaggggtgtgtgtgtgtgtgtgtgtgtgtgtctgTGTCTGTGTGTTAATCATATTGCTAGGGTTGATATACAAGCACGTAAGTTCAAGttacaaattataattataattgtaaattgatattattaattgatcCCCACTTAAATTCACCAACCCCACCGCCAGTTGGCTGTCAAAACTTTTACTCTCTACTTCCAGAATAGCTACACAGTaaagtaaacaagaaaaacTTTTGAGGAAGGATTTTGCATCCCCTGCCTCCCCCTTAGCATTTATATGAATTCCGCTTGGTTTAGGAAGAATAAATATCGAGTCCCATTCTTATCTTCCCGACTTTCGAAAATATAAAAGAgcccaaaataaataaaagtactCCAGAACTAGTCCTCTCCTTCAGCATCATTTTGCATGAAGTGGCTACTCCTAGGCCCAAAGATACAACCTATTTGTTCGCCGGTTAAGTCGTTTACCATTGCAGTAGACAATGGCCTTACTAAAACAGATGTCCCAGGACTTATGttcaactaaaattttattctccTATGATGTGCTTTTATGCAGTTTGATAACATTAGTTCTCGCAAAAGTAAAGGAACATTGTATATTTAGCTATTAACAGTAACTAACCTTCTGCAGCAACTGTGCACGCCCTTTCCAAACAAACAACACATGTATCCTGGCATGTGAGTAGCGACTCCTCATTCCTCCATCCACATTCTCTGGATATGAGCCCAAAAAGGAAGTCAGTTCCACATCCCAAATCAACAGGAAAGTCAATTAAGCATAGTACATGCTAcgcaaaaagaaaacaaatcatCCACACTTCTCGAGTTCCTTTGTCTTTTAATAATGCAGCATCAAGTTCTACACAAGATTATATAGCAGATAAATTCAACTGCATATTTTTCTTGTGTTGAGCTATATTCCTATTGTTGATGAAGTTCAAAACATCAAACTAAAAAGATCTTCAAGGTTTAGGGTAACCTTCTACAACTAACTTCTGCGGAAAATAATGATTGAGGCTGAAATTTATACATAACTACAGGGATTCAGATCTGAATATGGtgaaaacacaaagaaaagaTAGAAAGCTTCTAAGAATTACACCTAGAAGTTTTTATGACTCGCATCCAAGGGTCCAAGGCTTGACACCTAACGTTAAAATGCATCACACAGTTTTCACTTGGATGATACAAGTCCTAAGTTAAATCACCTTTTCCATGAGACTCCATGGAACAATGTTAATATGCAAAGGCTCAATTGACTCTGCACTTCTTTCGGTCATAATCCCCATGAACTAACTGAAATAATATCAAGAAGATGACAAAACAATGCACCTAGAGCAAAATCTATGTGGTTCAAGTAAGACGAGGCTAGAAAATTCAAGGTTCACAGATAGGAAATTATATAGCAAAACATAAGTTAATGCAGTTATGTATAGCCAATACAGTATGAGAAACCACACTCACCGGGCAATTTTGATAATGCTCATAAGGGGAAGAGATATATATGGTGAGGGACAGACTTGTGGCTGGTGTTCTGGCTGAGTGCTCAACATCTCCTCAAGTTGATTTCTATGCCATGAACGAGCAACCATCAAAGGTGTCCACCTGCagtcaaagaaaagaaatgccAGAAAGAGATGAGTTGATAATCTTCAATTGATAAAGAACTAGCATGAAGAAAACATGCTTAAtctcaaacaaataaaaataaagctgcTGTCTACATGATGCACAATGTAGTAATGGACCTCATGTCCAATTGTAATTGGTTTTCATTTCCAACTTCCAGGGCATAGTTCCATTCCAGAAAATACAAAGCAAAGCCAGAATAATCTTTCAAAAACCCGAAATTAGCTTCTAAAGCCAATTATGTTGCAAAAGCAATGcgatttctcattttattttcagcACATGAACATGCAACTGTTCAATAGAAATGATCCAACCATTCTCATTTTAGAGGTATATCATTATCACCCTTAATTCAAACCCATATCATTGAACCACAAAGATATTGGAGTCATGAGGTGAAGCAATGAGTAAAGAAGTCTGTAAAAAAGTTTAGCCATCAACACTAAAACAAACAGTACTGGAGCTAGGATTTGCACTATGCAGGCTGCCTCCTGTTAGGGGAGTAAGTAGGTACATcttattcaattataaaatcaaaattacaaTGAAATGGATTATTTAAAGAGAACAAATTGCAATTCGTATCAAAAGCTTTAAAAAAACACCTAGTAACATCAATGAGCACAAAAAGAAGATTAATAAAGCtcaatgaaaaagaaatcactTAAGAAAGTTCTAGCATAACTTATCACAAATTTCAACATCTTTCACCTCCTTTCATGAACTCTCGTaaaaattgttttctaatcaATGTTGATCCACCTCTACCCCTGCCTGCCACCCCCACCAtcggaaagaaaagaaaaggaaaaccaAGAAAAACAACCTGCCTTTTCACCTTGGGATCAGGCCATGTACATATATTGAGCACTAGATATACATTACCATCTTTAGTGGTGCTGATTAAATGAAAGAATCAGCAACTATCAAAGaactgaaattaaaatttgaaatttccataaaaattcacaattcaattagaaaagaactTTTTTGGTCATAATGCTCACTGCGAGATCAATTATTCTTCATGTTGAGCTGCACCTTTGCCTCTAAGACTTCAAAAGTAGAAACTTTGCTTTGGGATGGAAGGTGGAAAAGTTCAAGTGGGGAGAAAAATTGACCAATATAAATCAAACATGTATGACAAGTTTGGATTTGTTCTTTGATCAAGCAATTGCCTGAAATCATACTGACGCCCTCCATCATTGGAAGGTGCCCTTCATTTCTCCTGGTTGTATCTTTCAAACCCCTTCATATTGTTGGTGGCTCAGTGGCTAATCCTAAATAGATCCCAATGCAGTAAATTTTTATCTACAACAAGTTATGTTGATATCTTCCACTGTCACACTACATTGCCTGTAACTATCGAACATGTCTAGACGTCAAACCTGCTGCACTCATTTAAGGGAGATGTCATGTTTTCCTTTTTACCCAAGTCATTGTCTGATCccaagaaaatctaaaaaaccCAGATCATGCAACTCTTCTATCAGCAAAGATATAAAAGCAAACTACCCAAAATTATTACACTAGTGAAAGCATTCCCAtgcttatattttttctatagcATAGTTGTGCAACAGATATAAGTGCTGACAAAGAAAGTAAGGATGCAAGTTACTACAGCCTACATGAAGTTGTTACATATTTGAGTATCTGAACATATGATAGACATTTTAGATATATACGTACCCGTTCGCATTTTCAGCAATCAGACTGGCACCCCTGGCAATCAACATCTGAACCACGATAATAAAGCTTCAGCATAATGGCAAAATCATGATTATattcagatttttttttttcttctttaatggAAAACATACTTGACAACATTGTTGGTTTCCACCACAGGCAGCATAATGGAGAGCTGTGCTTCCAGCACCTGAAAAGAGATCACAGACAAGCAACATTAATCTAGAATGATGGTAATTCTATAGCAGGCTTTAAGTATTAAGTTATTGGAAACAACTTCTACTTATTAGGGAGGCAGCTGTTCTATTGTTAAATAGATGTCAGCCAGACCAATATCAGGTAGCCTGTTCTGTTGTAAAGTAGGAATTAACAGTCCACAAGTACTTAAGAATAACTAGAACcaaaatttcaattgttttctACAGATggcaataaaaaagaaaagcccgATAAAAACCCCTACATAATTCTGTACCAAAACCTGTTTCTATAAGTCAATTAAGATAACTCTGAAGTCATGGTAATAATGAGCGTGtaacaatataatttaaagtaaAGTTTCCAAGTCATATCAACTTTAAAAGCCTCTAGCTACTGAGAAACAGAGCAAGAATGCATTAACACTAATGTTATGAAGTTTTTTGTCTTACATCCAAGTAAAATAAGGGTATCAACTATcaaataatatcaaaccaGACAAAAAAGAGGTCTACTTAAATACTACAAGAGCACCTCCGTTACCGATCAGCTCAAATCCAGTAATTTTGTAGACATGAGAGATAGATAAAGATTGTTAATTGAAAGCATAAAAGATAAGGTTTTACCTATCAGATCAATTGTAGTTCCATCTTCGACAGTGACCTCAGAAACAGAAGCTCCTAGGTCCAACAGTAATTGCACAGTTTCAAGATGCCCATTCAGTGCTGCCATATGCAGAGCGGTGATACCACCATCAGCAG is a window encoding:
- the LOC8270698 gene encoding E3 ubiquitin-protein ligase XBAT32 isoform X2, which gives rise to MQACQHGHWEVVLILLLYKANIHRSDYLNGGTALHLAALNGHTRCVRLLLADYIPSISDCWNILAKRSNNSESISEFDESALHEVINRPADGGITALHMAALNGHLETVQLLLDLGASVSEVTVEDGTTIDLIGAGSTALHYAACGGNQQCCQMLIARGASLIAENANGWTPLMVARSWHRNQLEEMLSTQPEHQPQVCPSPYISLPLMSIIKIARECGWRNEESLLTCQDTCVVCLERACTVAAEGCGHEFCTWCALYLCSTFCTSNAAQGFPGSVTCPLCRHGIVSFAKLPGTKPMMKAIGRTSLSLAFCTCSGEEPEPTSMITPLCKPDFGCTRISPLSSSFRSLSCQKFPSMKFNARGCMGTPDTTPSLVPSTIDRNLGKHLVRCSRSRLGRSTSNNYTERRRSWLSAINQYTTIGTGS
- the LOC8270698 gene encoding E3 ubiquitin-protein ligase XBAT32 isoform X1, giving the protein MKFLSIMGNSFGCSASGERLVSAARDGDLQEAKALLECNPRLARYSTFGVRNSPLHYSAAQGHHEIVSLLIESGVDINLRNYRGQTALMQACQHGHWEVVLILLLYKANIHRSDYLNGGTALHLAALNGHTRCVRLLLADYIPSISDCWNILAKRSNNSESISEFDESALHEVINRPADGGITALHMAALNGHLETVQLLLDLGASVSEVTVEDGTTIDLIGAGSTALHYAACGGNQQCCQMLIARGASLIAENANGWTPLMVARSWHRNQLEEMLSTQPEHQPQVCPSPYISLPLMSIIKIARECGWRNEESLLTCQDTCVVCLERACTVAAEGCGHEFCTWCALYLCSTFCTSNAAQGFPGSVTCPLCRHGIVSFAKLPGTKPMMKAIGRTSLSLAFCTCSGEEPEPTSMITPLCKPDFGCTRISPLSSSFRSLSCQKFPSMKFNARGCMGTPDTTPSLVPSTIDRNLGKHLVRCSRSRLGRSTSNNYTERRRSWLSAINQYTTIGTGS